A genomic stretch from Coffea arabica cultivar ET-39 chromosome 10c, Coffea Arabica ET-39 HiFi, whole genome shotgun sequence includes:
- the LOC113713504 gene encoding protein DMP6-like — MDVKVETPASPPTSGGDAKTPLLASQKPDSTTTPQTNQNTSIRQAICSTFKGTAYLASRLPAGTVLAFRLLSPILSNQGDCDVAFKTMTAVLLALCALSCFILSFTDSFKDGKGNVFFGFATFKGFYPIDRTVTISPEEAAKKKIGPLDFLHGFLSLLVFASIALLDKNIVDCFYPTPSVEIKEIISVLPVANGVVCSILFVAFPTQRHGIGFGADPDGVKSS; from the coding sequence ATGGATGTCAAAGTAGAAACTCCAGCATCTCCACCAACCAGCGGTGGCGATGCAAAAACTCCCCTTTTAGCCTCCCAAAAACCAGATTCAACCACCACTCCCCAAACCAATCAAAACACTTCAATCCGGCAAGCAATCTGTTCAACATTCAAGGGCACAGCCTACCTCGCTAGCCGTCTTCCTGCAGGAACAGTCCTTGCTTTTCGGCTCTTATCTCCAATACTTTCCAATCAAGGCGATTGCGACGTAGCTTTCAAAACCATGACAGCTGTTCTCTTGGCTCTGTGTGCGCTTTCGTGCTTCATTCTTAGCTTTACAGACAGTTTCAAGGATGGAAAGGGTAACGTTTTCTTCGGTTTTGCGACATTCAAGGGCTTCTATCCTATTGATAGAACTGTGACCATTTCCCCTGAAGAAGCTGCAAAGAAAAAGATAGGTCCATTGGATTTCTTGCATGGGTTTTTGTCACTGTTGGTTTTTGCGTCTATTGCACTTCTTGACAAAAATATTGTTGACTGCTTTTATCCCACGCCTTCAGTTGAAATCAAAGAGATCATTTCGGTGTTGCCTGTTGCAAATGGGGTGGTCTGCAGTATTTTATTTGTTGCATTTCCCACACAAAGGCATGGAATTGGCTTTGGTGCTGACCCAGATGGTGTCAAATCTTCGTAA